Part of the Oncorhynchus kisutch isolate 150728-3 linkage group LG2, Okis_V2, whole genome shotgun sequence genome, GTGGAGGGTCTTCATGCTGAAATCCTTCCTCCACTGCTCTTTAGGTGGTCCTGGCCAGCTGGTACAGAATCTACACAGATATAATGGAATTCTTTGGACTCCCCACCAAGATGTGTTGGTCTATCAATAGAGGAGAGGGTATGGCTCCGGTGGATGGCTGTGAAGGTACCAATGCAATCTTGTTTGAccggaacagacacacacaactctcTAGGCCAGATGCAATCAAACCAGAAGTATGGGAAATAATAAAGAAAATGAGTGTTATTCCTGTGCCATCCCGCTGCAGTGGTTCATCTGAAATATtagttgtaaaaaaaatatatatatatatatataaattatatatatattttttttaatcgttATTGCTGCATATGAAATTGAAAGTTGGCATAACGCCAGTGTTCCACTCTGTAAGGAGAATGATGACACAAAGCCAAACTGTTTGATTTTAATTTCAACATATATATTCCACTGCACTAGATCAATGATATTTTTCTGAATTGTGGATTTCCAAATGTGCAAGTTTGACTGAATATCAGTTAATTTCAGGAAAATAGAGATCTGTGTTTCCCACAGGAAGGCCATGCAGTTGCTTAGCTTATGAATAATTGCAATCCATGAGGCTATTTCTTGCTTTCATTGCATTTTTATTGAGCTGCTGCACAAAGGAAAAGCTTTCTTATTTCACTTAACACATTTCACATGTATCTGTGCCAACTTCAATGAAATCTATGAATGAGGGGTGATTGTTCCCCTTTTCTACTTGTTGAACTGTTCTCTTGACTTGTCATTAGCACTCCATAGCATGTTATATGTGTGGTACTTCAGTGTTATGTAGTCATATAGTTAAGACTGGCGCAAGTTACACTTCTTTCTAATTAAAGGTGTGAATTATGTGAATTCACACACAATGTAGTTTGAAGGTGCTGCTGTACATGTAAGTGCCGCCTGCcttttgttcctgtttccacTAGAAAATTAGAGCAGACTCAAAATGGCCCTTTATCCTCATCAGTTCTATGGTAGTGAAATGAGAGAGCCTCCCACTTCAGGAAAGCATTAAGACGCCGACTGAAGGCTTCAATGTTTCCTTTAGGCAGGCCTATGTCTTTCACTATGAGCGAGTCAGGTGTCAATCAATCATTATTCCATCATGCTTTCAAACATCTTGTTTTGAGCCATTCCATCAGTCGACTTAGCATTTTCTAAAAAGAAAGTAATTGGTTTGCTACAGTAATACAACAAGCAAACAATATTCTCACTCATTTTTGTCCAGGGCTTCAGGTCATGGCCATAGAATAACATATAGTAATTTTAATAGAATCTCTGGTCATGAGAATCAGTGCTTTGAAGTTATGGCCTTTGGCTATTTGAGGTCCTTGCCATTGCCAGTCTCAATCCTAATAgcctctctgtttgtgtgtgtcaggtatgGGTGACCCCGCATACTTCTATGTGACCTTTGTGTTCCTCCTCAATGGTCTGATGATGAGTCTGTTCTTCATCTACGGGACCTACCTCAGGTAACTTAACCATTACCCTCCTTTCATTTTGTATCGGTTGGGCTCAGATTTTAAAGTAATTTAGTGACTAATGTTCTAACAAAGACTGCTAAAATAAGAAAAGTTTCATCTCCCTAACTTCCTCTCTCTAGTGGCAGTCGGCTCGGGGGTATGGTCACGGTGCTGTGTTTCTTCTTTAACCATGGAGAGGTGAGTGTGTAGCGTACAGGACCGTGAAGGTGGGGATGAATACAATGCAGGCAGCCATCAAAAGGATCTCTGTCTCAGACAGGCTGAGTGGTTGCTCTATTGTATTCTTCACACCAATCGATACTGACATTTCAATCATACtctcagctctcctgtctcctctcctcagttgCCACCCACTTGTCTCCTTGACCTTCTCTGTCTGTGCTGGTTTCAACGCAGAAGTGTGAATGTATCCGCATCATTATTATAGGAGCATTGGTGCAGTGTGGGTTGTAGGATGATGACTCAATGTACTGGATGAGATTACTGGATGCGTCTTTATGTACAAATAGCTCTTCGCAGTTGTCATTGATTGATTGCGTAGCGGTACAGAAAATCCCCTCCTACGCAGCAATGTGTTGTTGCAAAATAAAGTAGgattgtgtttgtttctgtgtcagAGCACCCGGGTCATGTGGACTCCGCCCCTGAGGGAGAGCTTCTCCtatcccttcctggtcctgcaGATGTTACTCCTCACCCACATCCTCCGGTAACTcaccatctctcctttctccttcctttctctccttctcttttcaaTACCCTCTGGCTGCCTCTTCATGTGCTAGTCATATGTAATGTAGAGCAGCGATTCTCAACTGGTGGGTCGCGACCAAGGTTTTTGATGGTTCACGGGTGTCTGagtaaattgtatttatttatttttttataaaaaaaatactcCAGTCTAAACTTAAACCAAATAGAAAGTGTGAATAAATGATAATGTACTTACGTGTTTTTATAATTTAATCCCTGAACACTTTTTCTTAAATCAAAGTAGTTTCAATATACAGCTATTAACAGCACTATTTTGGTTGATTTTTGTGTTCTCAAGCCAGTGAGGTGACTTTATTAACATTCTTCATCAAGAATATGGGCAAAATAATTATTGACAATGAAAGAGTTGGCTGGGAATATAATTGCTACATTAGCTATCAATATAACATtccgtctttttttttttttcaagattGGATTTTGGCGATTCTTTTTCACGATGCGGATGTCGGGACTGAGACAACCTAGTTCAATTTGGATCCTGaggcaaaaccagttgagaacactGATGTAGATTATATTGAGAGCTCTGCAATTGTTATGATCTCAATTCATTGTGGTCCAGATATCTGGTTTGTTAAGCTTGGTTTTTGCAATACCAAGGTTGTTGGTTCCATTCCCGCATTGTTCACATTTTGTATTAACTCTAATTCACTTTGAGTCAAAGTGTCTGCTATTCGACCATGTTAACTTGTTCTCTAAAGCTGTCAGTGTGAGTGGAGGGCTTGGTGGCTGATACATTCTGTCTAGAGGCAGCCTGAATGGGAGCATTAGAGTGTGTTCCTGTGTTAATGGGTTTCCTTAACTCTCGCCTCCTGCTCTTTTCCACATCTATCTCCGCAAAGGACACGCAACCCCAGCAGAAAGACCATGTGGGCACTGGGCATTTCCAATTTGTGCTTCATGCTGCCCTGGCAGTTTGCCCAGTTTGTGCTGCTTACCCAGGtaagagaaaaaaagagacatAAAGAAGGGTGGAGGGAAAGGTAGAGGCTGTGAGAGGggtgaggaagagatggagaaagagattgaGGGAGACGAGTAAACTGGTAAAGGGACATTGTAAAAGATGGAGACAAGGATAACAAAAAAGAGGACAGTGAAAAAGGAGGGAGGGTGTGAGACGGATGGAGAATAAGACTGGAGGAGGAGCGGAGGCAGACAAAAGTGTAGAAGGTTAGTCTTTCACACAGATCTGCTGGCATCTTTGATAGCAAAGCTGTTGCTAAGCAGTCTGGCTAGATTATAATAGCAAATGTCCCTCAGCTAGCTACAGTTCCCTATCCTAATCAGATCCTTATATATGGGGATTTTACAACATACTGTAATCTAAGTACTTATAACCTCAATGTGTTGTGCTCAAAATAAGCATGTACCCTTTATTGCAATCATTTCACAGTTGTTGTATACACTACTTATTGCTTGTGTTTACACATTTGACTACTTGTTTCAGGTGGCCTCTCTCTTTGCCTCGTACATCCTGGGATACATCAGCCCCACCAAAATTCAGTCCCTCCTAGTGACACACATGGTAAATGTATTTTATGGTTCCTATCTAACCTGCACTTGTGGACGTGCATCGTAAAACAGGGCTGTACGTTTTGCTAAGGAGTATGTTTGTGTGAGATTCGGTCTGTAGCTACATAACTCCTCTCCACCTCAGTTCCAGCTCTCCTAATCCTCTCAGCAACACAGGCTGTTAGTGTGGCTAGCGTAGCGGGCTGGGGCCAGTGTGCTGGAGAGATAAGAGAAGAGGCCCTTTGTATTAAGATGATGCTGGAGATTTGTGTCGtcggaggaggagagaagagaggacatatGGCTATGAATAATTCATTCGCCTGGCAAGAAGTGGCAGCGTCAAGAAAACGGGACACTCACAGGCTTGTGTCCTTGACGACCTACAGCATTGTTAAGCCCACTTTGGCTGTAACAAGTttggtgtgcgtgtctgtgtgccatGACAACAGTAAAATAGTCCCAGTCTGTATTAGATTGAATGTCGTGGCCCTGCCCACCTGTGGGTGAAAACAACCTATGGTTGCCTAGGTTACCCCATTGGCAAACAGCTGAAACGTAAATGCTATTTCCTTGTTGTTTACCTGTTTTAGTCAAACACAACAACAATATAAAAGTATGTCTAAAGATTACTTTTCAAAATTGCCTGCTCCAAAGTGTTCTCACTACTTAGAAAAACATCATATTGTAGAGCTTCCCTCATGCCCGTTGTCATGACGGTGCTAGCAGGCACGTGAGTGAGTGCTACAGACCAGAATATTAAGCTAACCTAGAAGACCAACATAAACAGACTATaaagaactatacagctacaagtagtagCATCAAGACTGACTGAAGGCTATAAGTTTTTCATTTGGGGTAAGTGGAGTTACAAATGGACTATAAAGGACTATACAGCTACTAGTAGTTACAGACTATAAAGGACTATACAGCTactagtagtgagtggagttacagactataaaggactatacagctactagtagtgagtggagttacaaatggactataaaggactatacagctagtagtgagtggagttacaaatggactataaaggactatacagctactattagtgagtggagttacaaacagactataaaggactatacagctactagtagttacagactataaaggactatacagctactagtagtgagtggagttacagactataaaggactatacagctactagtagtgagtggagttacagactataaaggactatacagctactagtagtgagtggagttacaaatggactataaaggactatacagctagtagtgagtggagttacaaatggactataaaggactatacagctactattagtgagtggagttacaaacagactataaaggactatacagctactagtagtgagtggagttaaatggactatacagctactagtagtgagtggagttacaaatggactaaaggactatacagctagtagtgagtggagttacaaacagactataaaggactatacagctagtagtgagtggagttacaaatggactataaaggactatacagctactattagtgagtggagttacaaacagactataaaggactatacagctactagtagtgagtggagttaaatggactatacagctactagtagtgagtggagttacaaatggactaaaggactatacagctagtagtgagtggagttacaaacagactataaaggactatacagctagtagtgagtggagttacaaatgaactataaaggactatacagctactagtagtgagtggagttacaaatggactaaaggactatacagctagtagtgagtggagttacaaacagactataaaggactatacagctagtagtgagtggagttacaaatggactataaaggactatacagctactagtagtgagtggagttgcAAATGGACTATAAAGGACTATACAGCTactagtagtgagtggagttacaaacagactataaaggactatacagctactagtagtgagtggagttacaaatggactataaaggactatacagctactagtagtgagtggagttacaaatggactataaaggactatacagctactagtagtgagtggagttacaaatggactatacagctactagtagtgagtggagttacaaatggactataaaggactatacagctactagtagtgagtggagttacaaacagactataaaggactatacagctagtagtgagtggagttacaaacagactataaaggactatacagctagtagtgagtggagttagactataaaggactatacagctagtagtgagtggagttacaaacagactataaaggactatacagctactagtagttacagactataaaggactatacagctactagtagtgagtggagttacagactataaaggactatacagctactagtagtgagtggagttacagactataaaggactatacagctactagtagtgagtggagttacagactataaaggactatacagctactagtagtgagtggagttacaaatggactataaaggactatacagctagtagtgagtggagttacaaatggactataaaggactatacagctactattagtgagtggagttacaaacagactataaaggactatacagctactagtagtgagtggagttaaatggactatacagctactagtagtgagtggagttacaaatggactaaaggactatacagctagtagtgagtggagttacagactataaaggactatacagctactattagtgagtggagttacaaacagactataaaggactatacagctactagtagtgagtggagttaaatggactatacagctactagtagtgagtggagttacaaatggactaaaggactatacagctagtagtgagtggagttacaaatggactataaaggactatacagctactagtagtgagtggagttacaaatggactataaaggactatacagctactagtagtgagtggagttacaaacagactataaaggactatacagctactagtagtgagtggagttacaaatggactataaaggactatacagctactagtagtgagtggagttacaaatggactataaaggactatacagctactagtagtgagtggagttacaaacagactataaaggactatacagctactagtagtgagtggagttacaaatggactataaaggactatacagctactagtagtgagtggagttacaaatggactataaaggactatacagctactagtagtgagtggagttacaaacagactataaaggactatacagctagtagtgagtggagttacagactataaaggactatacagctagtagtgagtggagttacaaacagactataaaggactatacagctagtagtgagtggagttagactatacagctactagtagtgagtggagttagacTATAAAAGACTATACAGCTactagtagtgagtggagttacagactataaaggactatacagctactagtagtgagtggagttacaaacagactataaaggactatacagctagtagtgagtggagttacagactataaagGACTATACAGCTACTAGTAGTTACAGACTATAAAGGACTATACAGCTACTAGTAGTTACAGACTATAAAGGACTATACAGCTACTAGTAATGAGTGGAGTTAGACTAAAGGACTATACAGCTaatagtgagtggagttacagactataaagGACTATACAGCTACTAGTAGTTACAGACTATAAAGGACTATACAGCTACTAGTAGTTACAGACTATAAAGGACTATACAGCTACTAGTAATGAGTGGAGTTAGACTAAAGGACTATACAGCTaatagtgagtggagttacagactataaagGACTATACAGCTACTAGTAGTTACAGACTATAAAGGACTATACAGCTACTAGTAGTGAGTGGCGTTAGACTATAAAGGACTATACAgctagtagtgagtggagttacagactataaaggactatacagctactagtagtgagtggagttagactaaaggactatacagctaatagtgagtggagttacagactataaagGACTACACAGCTactagtagtgagtggagttacagactataaaggactatacagctactagtagttacagactataaaggactatacagctactagtagtgagtggagttagactaaaggactatacagctaatagtgagtggagttacagactataaaggactatacagctactagtagttacagactataaaggactatacagctactagtagtgagtggagttacagactataaaggactatacagctagtagtgagtggagttacagactataaagGACTATACAGCTACTAGTAGTGAGTGTAGTTAGACTAAAGGACTATACAGCTaatagtgagtggagttacagactaaaggactatacagctactagtagttacagactataaaggactatacagctactagtagtgagtggagttacaaacggactatactaaacaagttaaatgtcttacctgtgatgaaatgttttccacacatactgtagctacgtATAGTGTACTTGACACTGGGTCTCCATATTTCCCACTTTCCCACACCGAATAGCCTGAAGTCATAGGGCTCATCTcgcaggctctatttccctacGTGGAAGTATTGTGAACCGTAGGTTGGGATTTTTGACCTGGTTCCATGTACgttgaacaacacagcagctttttccttttctgtatACCATCAAATCTATGATGATGTTGTCccttttacactgggggtcaatgggaacgaatgtttgttttccccaatttgtggGTGTGGTCAAGGGGAATTCCTTATTATTAGGTGAATATCGACTCGGACTATGTCACCAACCTTCTTTCCACTCCATCTCCAGATCACACTTGCCGTGTGCTTTGTTCTGATGTTTGGAAACTCCATGCTGCTGACATCATTCTACGCATCCTCGCTGGTCTCCATTTGGGTGAGCTGGACTAACACACTCCTCGTGCTTTCAATGTGTAGAGGATGTATTTTATGTTAAGCATGGTGTGATGTTGAAAACGGTATGTTGTTGAAATCAGTTCCTTCCTGGGTGCAGGGAATAATTGCCCTGCGGGACAAATTTGCAGAAGCCTTCAAACCTGGCCTCATCACATGGGTAAGAGGACATAagtgtgtggacatgtttaactatacCTGTGTGGACATGATACTTGTGTCGACAATCAAAAACTGTGGACATTttgctggtccccacaaggaaaaagtcTATTTCTAGGGGGGGTGAAGAATTAGTGTTTTGGGgttgggttagggaaaataggattttgaatgggaatcaattgtgtgTGTCCACAATGTTAGTAAAACAAGATTGCGTGAGTGTGTGCGcgggcacgtgtgtgtgtgtgtctcttctggTTGACCTGTGTCTGCTCTCAGGTCATGCAGGGCCTGGTATGGGTTGTCTCCACTGTCATTCTCAAGTTCATGCTGTCAGCCATCTTTGGAGCCTCTGATGATGTAAGTCTTTGAAAATAGCCCTGAGCATTTGAAACAAGCTAGCTATATTGCCTTACATGTTGGTTTCTTTTCTGGAACAATCACTGCATTTTGAAACAAGCCATCACTCAATAGTATGATAGTAATAAAAGTAAACAGGAATATGTATTTGAAATTGCAGCTATTTTTGCTACAACTTTCTCTCTCCCAGGCTCACATCAGTAGCTTAATAAAGTCCAAGTTTACCAGCTACAAGGACTTTGACACCATGATGTATACCTGTGCTGCTGAGTTTGACTTCATGGAAATTGAGGTATGAAAGACACTTGGCCCTATTTGGCATAGCAACACAGCACTAGTGTTAGAAGGGATCCTTTCGTAGTATTTGGCTGTTCATTTTGTAAAGGTAATGTGTGGTGTGTcagaaataaatatttttctCCAGTCGATCTGACGTGTGTAACATTGCTCTTCTCTTTTCAGACCCCACTGCGCTACATCAAGACACTGCTGCTCCCCATCAACATGCTGGTGGTTGCTGTCATAGCAGGACGGGTAAAACTTCATTTGTGTGCCATACACCAGGCACTCCACACAATCCACTGTTGGTGAACAAGGCAGGCATCCTTTAAATGTAATTTCTCCCATTCTGCTCTGGACTTGCCTGTTGAGCTCAATTTGTCATATTTGAGGCAGGCTTGAAGAAACGGCAAGATAATTATATTCCAAAATTATTCAAGAATCTCCCCGAGCATGTCCAAATGTGTCAGTTTGATCTAATTGTGTGTCAAATGCAGAATCAATAAGACacgtctcccgagtggcgcagcggtctaaggcactgaagtgcttgaggcatcactacagatccgggttcgatctaggtctgtcgcagccggccgcaactgGGAGGCGCGTGaagcgacgcacaattggcccagcgtcgtccagcctggatgtccttgtcccatcgtgctctagtgactcctgtggtgggccagaagcctgcacactgacacggtctcCAGTTTTAccatgtttcctctgacacattggtgcggctggcttccgggttaagcaaagcagtgcggcttggcagggttgtgtttcggaggacgcatggctctcaaccttcgcctctccctagACTGTATGGGAGTTGcggcgatgggacaagactgtaactaccaattggatatcacgaaattggggagaaaattcTGTTTGATCGCTTTGCTAATAAAGAAATGTAGGGCTTCTTAATAGTGACACTGGTGAAAATGGTTAATTATTTAATATTTGCTGTGAGTATGCTCACTGTTAGCATATAATAGAAGGCGGAGTCATCCTGGTCAACGTTTCTGAGGTTCTGAGGTTGGTATTTTTATTTGTGACACTGTTTGTCTCTTCTCCTACTCTGTACAGACCATCAAGGATGTTGTGAGGttcctgagggaaggagagaagtattCTGTCAAACCTGAAGACGATGACGACGATGAAGAGTGAGTatatttccctctcctctctgtaaaACTCACCCTCTTAACAGCACAAGTCAAAAGGTAAACTGCTGTGTGTATTTTGCCCATTCATTCTTATAAAGAACTTGACATTTTGACATCTCATAACTTTTTCAAATCTTTCACAGGCCAGAAATGTTGGCAAAAGGAGAGGTAAGCAAGCATCCTGATTTCCCTGAATGTTACTGCTGTATACACCAGAGTCTCCTCACGTTATATGATTCAAGCCTTCTGTTTTCTTAAATGCGGTAATGTTTATCTGCTTCAGCTACAATAATGATCATCATTGCCTGCATACAGAGGCAATCTTCACCTGCCAGATAAATTGCTAGCTTTATTATCAGTTCTAACCATTTCTTTCTCTCgcttcctccatccatccctccccgaATCTTGTTCTCTCCCTGTGCCCTTCAACCCTCATTCTCTACCTgggctctccctctctgtcatggtgTCAGCTGGTGTACCATAGCCTACAGTTGATAGCGTTTGCAGTGCTGGCGATGCTCATCATGCGTCTCAAGCTCTTCCTCACGCCCCACATGTGCATCATGGCCTCCTTGATCTGCTCCAAACAGGTCAGTCCCTGACACGACGCAACGAGAttaacacaccacaacacaattaGCACTGACACCACACATATACCGCAGAGTTTTAAAAAAtgtgaccttttatttaactaggcaagtcagttaagaacaaattcttattttcaatgacggcctaggaacagtggattaactgccttgttcaggggcagaattacatatttgtaccttttcagctctgggattcgatcttctaacctttcggttactagtccaacgcgctaaccactaggctacctgccgcccctgcaTAACGTTACCAAAGATGGATCACAACACCACCAAAGACCTTCATCACAGACACACTACAGACCTGTGTTCTCTTGTGATGCTCATGTGTTGTTTGTCTGTGTCAGTTGTTTGGCTGGATAGGGGAGAAGTTCAAGCTCCACATGATGGTGTTTGGCATCTTGTCCATCATGGCCATGCAGGGCGCGGCCAACCTCCAGGCCCAGTGGGGCATCATGGGAGAATTCAGCAACCTACCCCAGGAGCAGCTGCTGGACTGGATCAAAGACAACACCCGGCCCAGTGAGTGGTGTCTTCATCCTACGTCTGAAACCAACCCCCTGGCACTCGAGACtaacttgtttttttaaatcatgCTAAATGGCATCCTTCGTTATGGAATTGACTAATCTGACTAGGTTGAATTGGTGAAAGCAATTGGCTGGTAACCTCACTTTCAGGTATCCAGTCCCTCTCAGATCACCCATGCCTTTGTGGACTCTTCCCTTAgatgttttgttttgtgtgtggtgCAGATGCTGTGTTTGCTGGAGCCATGCCCACCATGGCCAGTGTGAAGCTGTCAGCCGGCCGGCCCATCGTCAATCACCCACACTACGAGGATGCTGGACTGAGGTGTGGACAGAACATTGA contains:
- the LOC109908332 gene encoding probable C-mannosyltransferase DPY19L1, producing the protein MVVKTRKQNVKDQPPQPNVDDRDRSPFVSPGTGKSRRAGKGTPFNSLLHNRNGLLPGFSFIRSKLGLTPSAFVKLGITLVLAALAGYLHWYHLSRLFENDRHFSHLSGLEKEMAFRTEMGLYYSYFKTIIEAPTFINGLYLVMNDRLTEYPLVINTLKRFNLYPEVVLASWYRIYTDIMEFFGLPTKMCWSINRGEGMAPVDGCEGMGDPAYFYVTFVFLLNGLMMSLFFIYGTYLSGSRLGGMVTVLCFFFNHGESTRVMWTPPLRESFSYPFLVLQMLLLTHILRTRNPSRKTMWALGISNLCFMLPWQFAQFVLLTQVASLFASYILGYISPTKIQSLLVTHMITLAVCFVLMFGNSMLLTSFYASSLVSIWGIIALRDKFAEAFKPGLITWVMQGLVWVVSTVILKFMLSAIFGASDDAHISSLIKSKFTSYKDFDTMMYTCAAEFDFMEIETPLRYIKTLLLPINMLVVAVIAGRTIKDVVRFLREGEKYSVKPEDDDDDEEPEMLAKGELVYHSLQLIAFAVLAMLIMRLKLFLTPHMCIMASLICSKQLFGWIGEKFKLHMMVFGILSIMAMQGAANLQAQWGIMGEFSNLPQEQLLDWIKDNTRPNAVFAGAMPTMASVKLSAGRPIVNHPHYEDAGLRERTKLVYAMYSRKSAEVVKRNLMQMEVDYFVLEDSWCTRRSRPGCSMPEIWDVEDPQNAGKVPLCTLMSRDSRPHFATVFHNNVYKVLKVPKAAKELR